CCTCCGGCGCGCTGGAGGCGATCGCCACCGCCCGCACCGCCGACTCCGTACGCGGCCTCCTCGACCTCGCCCCCGCCACCGCCGTCCGCGTCGCGGCCGACGGCACGGAAGAGGACGTACCCACCGGGCAGTTGCGGGTGGGCGACGTGATCCTCGTCCGGCCCGGGTCCCGCATCGGGGCCGACGGCCGGGTGCTCGACGGGGCGAGCGAAGCCGACCAGGCCACCATCACCGGCGAACCGCTGCCGGTGCCCAAGGAGCCCGGCGACGAGGTGTTCGCCGGCACCCTGAACGGCACCGGCGCGCTGACCGTACGGGTCGGGCGCGACCCGGCGGACTCGGTGATCGCCCGGATCGTCGCCATGGTCGAGGAGGCGTCGCGGACCAAGGCGCCCACGCAGCTCTTCGTCGAGAAGATCGAACAGCGCTACTCGATCGGCATGGTGGCCGCCACGGTGGCGCTCTTCGCCGTGCCGCTGCTCCTCGGCGCGGAACTGGAGTCCACGCTGCTGCGGGCGATGACGTTCATGATCGTGGCGTCGCCGTGCGCGGTGGTGCTGGCCACGATGCCGCCGCTGCTGTCCGCCATCGCCAACGCGGGACGGCACGGGGTGCTGGTCAAGTCCGCGGTCGTCATGGAGCAGGTGGGCCAGGCCGACCGGGCGGCGCTCGACAAGACCGGCACCCTGACGGAGGGCCGGCCGCACCTCACCGACGTACGGCCCCTCGACGGCTCGGGGATGACGGAGGACGACCTGCTCGCGCTCGCCGCGGCGGCCGAGTACCCCGCGGAACACCCCCTCGCCCGCGCCGTCGTGGCCGCCGCCCGCGGACGGGCCCTGCCCGTCCCGGCCGTACGGGACTTCACCGCGGCCCCCGGCCGCGGCGTGACCGCCACGATCGCGGGCGCCCGCGTCACGGTCGGCAGCCCGGCGGGACTGCGCGGCGAGGACCCGGACCCGGACTCGGGCCCGGACTCCGGCCCCGCACCGGGCGCTTCACCGGGCACCCCGCCGGACGCGGCGGCCGCCGCCCGGCAGGTGGTCGGCGAGTTGGAGGGCGAGGGACGTACCGCCGTGGTCGTCGCCCGCGACGGCACGCCGGTCGGCGTCCTCGGCATCGCCGACCGCACCCGCCCCGACGCCCCCGGCACCGTCGCCGCCCTCGCGGCGCTCACCGGGGCGCCCCCGCTCCTGCTCACCGGCGACAACGCGCCCGCCGCGCACCGGCTGGCGGCCGGCGTGGGCATCGCCGCCGCCGACGTCCACGCGGGCCTGCTGCCGCAGGACAAGGCCGAGACCGTACGCGCGCTGCAGTCCGGCGGCGGGCGGGTGCTGCTGGTCGGCGACGGCGTCAACGACGCCCCCGCCCTGGCCGCGGCGCACACCGGCGTCGCCATGGGCCGCGCGGGCTCCGACCTCGCCCTGGAGACCGCCGACGCCGTCGTCGTACGGGACGAACTCACCGCCGTCCCCGCCGTCGTCGCCCTCTCCCGCAGGGCCCGCCGCCTGGTGGTGCAGAACCTCGTCATCGCCGGGGTGTGCATCGCCGGCCTGGTGGTCTGGGACCTGGCCTGGCACCTGCCGCTGCCGCTGGGCGTCGCCGGCCACGAGGGCTCGACGGTGCTGGTCGGCCTCAACGGGCTGCGGCTGCTGCGCACCGCGGCGTGGCGGCGCGCGGCGGCCGAGGGCCGGTGAACGAACCCGCGCCGCGGCGGCTAGCGTTCGACGCGCCGCAGGCCCCGTACCGCCGGGATCGCCAGGAGCAGGAGGCAGGTGAGCACCGCCATCGTGGCGGACACGAAGAGCAGCGGCACCGTGCCCACCACCCCCGCCAGCGGTCCCGCCGCCGCCTGGCCGACCGGCTTCATCACCAGCGACCCGGCC
The Streptomyces sp. CNQ-509 DNA segment above includes these coding regions:
- a CDS encoding heavy metal translocating P-type ATPase, coding for MPHTLTQPDPQTARAAATPAPAAAPRRPGPLSVPEARWAAAALALFLLALPLDLLGAPAWSWGPLYALTYAAGGWEPGWAGLRALKDKTLDVDLLMVVAALGAAALGQFLDGGLLIVIFAASGALEAIATARTADSVRGLLDLAPATAVRVAADGTEEDVPTGQLRVGDVILVRPGSRIGADGRVLDGASEADQATITGEPLPVPKEPGDEVFAGTLNGTGALTVRVGRDPADSVIARIVAMVEEASRTKAPTQLFVEKIEQRYSIGMVAATVALFAVPLLLGAELESTLLRAMTFMIVASPCAVVLATMPPLLSAIANAGRHGVLVKSAVVMEQVGQADRAALDKTGTLTEGRPHLTDVRPLDGSGMTEDDLLALAAAAEYPAEHPLARAVVAAARGRALPVPAVRDFTAAPGRGVTATIAGARVTVGSPAGLRGEDPDPDSGPDSGPAPGASPGTPPDAAAAARQVVGELEGEGRTAVVVARDGTPVGVLGIADRTRPDAPGTVAALAALTGAPPLLLTGDNAPAAHRLAAGVGIAAADVHAGLLPQDKAETVRALQSGGGRVLLVGDGVNDAPALAAAHTGVAMGRAGSDLALETADAVVVRDELTAVPAVVALSRRARRLVVQNLVIAGVCIAGLVVWDLAWHLPLPLGVAGHEGSTVLVGLNGLRLLRTAAWRRAAAEGR